A region of the Stigmatopora nigra isolate UIUO_SnigA chromosome 10, RoL_Snig_1.1, whole genome shotgun sequence genome:
TCTAGGTGGCCATAGAAATGTAATTGTGGAGACAATTACTATTAGCAGAGATGAGCTTTGAACGTTCAAACTGAGGTGATCATTTTCTGAGACATGCAGCTCTGCTGACATTCTGATTAGCCCTCGCTTCCAGATATTTAATGACCTGTCATTACAGCTAATCCATTACACAGAAAAGATGAGCTTTTCCTCATTGGCTGAAAGATCCTCCCCAACTTAACGACTCAGTTCTGTTGagtactatgtatatataatttttaaagtatttattattaCATGAGGAAAGCGCAATGAAAAACTACTGCCTAGTAGCTTGAAGATTCAGGAATTTTATATTCTCTAGTTATTATTCCCATTCTTCTTGCAATATTGCATCAATCAATCATTGTGGGCATGCTTTGTGAACGTGTcctacaaacaagcaacaaaagaaacaaaagaagaATTTTCTTATAGACATGGTGCAGGTCCAAAATCTATTCTATTAGACCATATAATATTTGTCAGCGTCTTAAGGCCGACAAGGTATCACTGAATAATGTGTGCCTAAATCATTCCGACGTACGTGAATTGAATAATCAGGGTCATAATTGCCATATGAGACTCAATGAAAACTCTCATaagctttcattcatttttggggtCATGTCAAGATTGTTACAGCCTTGTGACAAAGTCATAAGCAGCATTCAAATAAAGTGCAACTACATGTTCTAAAACTCACTGCAGTACCAAAACTTAGCTCAGTTTAGACAAGCGTGTCTCTTTTACTAACAATAGAGGGTGGTATAACACAGCAGAAAGTCAATAACCAAATCGGTAAACTGAgaagaatgaataataataatatgataaaacattaaataaattggGCAGcccagctctggggtcctgggttcaaatccaggtcggtccacatgtgtggagtttgcatgttctccccgggcctacgtGAATCGAAGTTTATCACCAGAGATGTTGTTTCATATGACTCCTCGGGTATTTAAACCAGACTAGATTATgttcaattacaaaaaaattgcacttgCTCTAGTGCACATTATGTGCTGAAGATGTGCTTGAACAAAGTATCTTACAACATTACAAAATTGGGCAGGCCACACTGAAAAAAAGGGAGAGTAGCTCAACGTTTAAAAAACTATTTGCTAATTGATCACCACGCAGGGAGAATACAAACAAACTTCACACTGGAATGTCAGAACCCACCGGGGATTAAGGTTTTCTCAGACTATAAGACTGCAAAGCTTTTAGCTGGTTATCCAGAACAACCtctttataatatatttatgtaaTTCATTATTTGCCTCAATATTTATCTTTTCGCACCATTGTAATGATCAGGACTCATGGGCACAacccttttttcattttgtcttcAGGACCCATAAAGACTGCAATGAACGAGAATACATAGGCAGTATTTGTCAAGCAAACAAAAACTTGTGTGACTTGCAAATGCGAAGAAAATGAGCATCAATTCGAGAAGCTATCATACATTACAAATATGTGTGGTGTCTAAATTaagtaataataacaataaaatgcagGGAACAAAATTCAAAGAAACTACTAGTGAGAGAAACAAATATTTATGAGGTGTCCTGAAGTACCAATACTACATTGCTATATGAGATAACCATTGCAAAGGTTAAAACCAAACATTTATTATCCTCAGATCATTTGGGTTTTGCGCTAGAAACAGGTGGACTAGAATCTTTCCCAAGAGGAGGAGTTTCTGTATCTAAAGGTTTGATTCGTAAGTGAAGAAAGAATGGGTAACTGACCATGAAGGCTAAACTTTCTATTTACCTGCAAATCTACACTTCGGCTTCACCTAACAAATTCCAAGATTAAACAGTGTTTTTATCAGATATATTTTGAGGTATTTCAGCAGTCATCTCCCATGTATTATATTGTGATGACCAAATGGTTTCATTGGTGATGAATAACATTTCActgagtaaaaaaatgacactatcTGATAGTTGACAATGCTGTCTGTTTATTGATATTGATACAGACAATGCAAGAGGGACTGCACTCTTTTTTAATGGTATCTTCTGGAGCTGGTCGTCGACACACTGGACTTTGTGATAGAACCACCATAACCACCGGCCATGCTGCTTCCACCAAAACCACCAGACACGCTGCTTCCACCATAACCACCAGACATGCTGCTTCCACCGAAACCAAACCCACCGGCGGAACTGGAGCCGGAATATCCTGAAGATGAAAACGTTTTTTTGCATCTGTTTGTGAGTTTAAAGTGAATTTGAAGACTGTAGAAAATGGATTACTTACCACTTGAAGACTGCTGCACGTGGATGGTTGCACTGGTAGGTCCAGAGGCCAGTCTAAAAATGGCACGTTTTTGATGATTGCGCGGGTCATGTTAACTGTACAGCAAGGACATACTGTgtgttgaaaaatgattttacctGTACTCCTCTCCTTCCAGCAGCTTCCTGTAGGTGGCGATTTCAATGTCCAGGGCCATCTTGACGTTCATCAACTCCTGGTATTCACGCACTTGGCGGGCCATGTCCTGCTTAGCTCTCTGAAGGGCTTCCTCCAGATCCTTGATGCGAAGTTTGGCATCCTTTACTGCCAACTCACCGCGCTCCTCAGCCTCTGCAATCTGAGCCTCGAGGGATGCCCTCTGCAAAAACAGGTTATTTTTCGCACATGATAAAAGCTATTCCATACTGGCTTACTAAATAATAAATCTTAATATGTTTTGGAAAGATTTAATACCTGTGCCTTGACAGCCTCAATCTCATTTTGAAGACGTGCAATCATGCGGTTCAGCTCAGCAATCTCAGCCTTGGTTGAGCGAAGGTCATCACCATACTGTCCAGCTGAGCTTTGCATCTCCTCGTACTAaagtgaaaatgtaatataaatatttaagaaATCTGTCACTTCAATGAAATCGCAATTGTGGTCAGTACTGCTAATATTCTACCTTCTGTTTGTACCACGACTCGGCATCGGCCTTGCTGCGGTTGGCGATGTCTTCATACTGAGCACGCACTTCAGCCACAATTGAGTCCATATCCAGGTTGCGGCTGTTGTCCATCTCCACAATGACAGAGGTGTCCTTGATCTGGGACTGCAGTTCTCGAAGCTCCTGCGAAAACATAGATTGtgtaaaaatggaaacaaacatGGCTAAGGccagatttataaaaaaagaagctaaatgAGCAAGTGATATGTAGACATACAGCTTCATAGACCGCTCTGAGGAAGTTGATTTCATCCTGAAGAGCATCGGCTTTGGCCTCCAGCTCAATCTTGTTCATGTAGGCATTGTCAACATCCTGGaaagaagaataaataaaatagtgttcagaaaatgtttttcaaatgtaaaatctAATCGAAAAGGTTTTTTATGTTTACCTTTTTCAAGAGGACAAATTCATTCTCTGCAGCTGTGCGCttattgatttcattttcaTACCTAAATGAACAAAAGACTTAATAAACTACATCATCCCAATGTTGTCGCCAAAGGAAAGTTGAAAATTGGGCAGAACTCACTTTGTTTTGAAGTCCTCCACCTGCAGCTGCATGTTCTTCAGTTCCCCCTCCAGCTTAGCTTTCTCATTGCCCAGTCCATCGAGTTGCCTACGCAGGTTGGCAATGTAGGCTTCGAACATGGCGTCGATGTTTGAACGGGTGGTGGTCTGGTCCTGCAGGAGGCTCCATTTGGTCTCCAGCATCTTGTTCTGCTGCTCCAGGAAACGGACCTGGAAAAACAGACAGAAttgtaatttatatatatagatatatatatatatttttacatttgtccATGTAGGTCTTTCATTCTGATAAACAATGGTTATTTGTTTTACCTTCATACAACAACCTTGAAAGGTTCGCTCTTACCACCACAGCTCGGCATTCAGCCTAAGCATGTGAATAAGTTCACCCTACAGTGAATTTATGGTGAACTTATTTGTAACTTCAATTTCTGTCATATGAAAACCAATAaccaataggattttttttatcatccgTGATTGTTATTTTAAAGCCGATCACAATTATTGTAGTCCTACAAAAATGATGACCTCAAAACCCTTTGAGAGTAATGCCTCCATTAAAAAGTAATTCCTTTCCTTCACAAAGCTTATCCTCATCAGTATCTTGGGTGAGATGGAGCCTATGATGTGCTCATCAATTGGTCACAGTGTCACTATGCTGTGAAAACTATATTTCAGTGGTAATCAATTCAATGAAAAATCCAATTTCCCAACCTTGTCAATGAAGGAAGCAAAGCGATTGTTGAGGGTCTTGATCTGTTCTTTCTCCTGGGTGCGGACAGCCTGGATGCTTGGGTCAATATCCAGATTCAGGGGTAGCAACAGACCCTTGTTGACTGTGACAGCGGTAATTGGTGCAGCTACATATCCACCTCCAGCTCCAAAACCACCACCACTCATTGAGCTAGAACTCATGGAACCATAACCACCGGCACCCAAACCACTTGCGCCATAACCTCCGGCACCAAAACTGCTGCCAGCACCAAAACTGCTGCCACCACCAAAACCGCTGCCAGCACCAAAACCACCGGCAGATGAACTGAGAGTGTAGCTGGTTCTGTAGCCGGCTTGGGGTCCTGCCAAGGACCTTCTGGAGCTGCTGCTGGAGCCAGCCACGGAATAGGACTTCCTGGAAATCATGATGTAGTTGAAGTGGCCAAGGGGGTAGAGAACTGAAGATGTGCAGGCCTCAAAAAAGAGTCAAGTCCCTCCGAGTGTCGAACTGATAAGCCTGCTTGCTTTTATGGACAAGCTGAGCTGACGGGCGTGGAGTCAGGACCCTCCCTATTGCAACATGTCCTCGCACTGTTACTGGCCAACTAGAATCTCTCCTACACCTCCCCTCATGCCTCTGGCTCTGATTAACAGGACTTGCCAGTCTTGAAAAAACATCTCAaatatgcttctttttttcaataaacaaagacactcctttttttgtttttaatggaaatgaaaccatttgtgcatttttcaaCCCTCATAAAATGGATGCAAACAACAGCAGACAAACCATATCTCATAGGTCAATTTAAAATGTCGGAATTTTGCCAGAATTCAAGAAGGGATTAATCAATTTTTGCAACCTACAGGTGTCCACACGTTGTCTGATACCCTGTATCGTTTGGTCTGTTCATAGtcaattattttctcaaatgACTTTGCTTGAAATACTGAATAAATGTGTGTCATTTTGTGGCATACCAGCAAGTTTTAATGACGAATGCAACTTTACAGTTTTGCAAAGAACCACACCTCCGCTTAAAGTTGAGGAGGCCGAGccactcccaaaaaaaaatccaggccGACAAGACGGACCACTTTGAAGGAGTGGTCAGGTTGATATGCTAGTTTAGTGACCAGAGGGCTTCAAATGTACTGGGTGGGTTTGGGCGGTTACATGTGCATTAACAGAGCAAATACCTGTTTGGGTTTACAGCAAGTGGCATAGGGCTGGGAAATTTCATGCTGCTTAAATAGTTGAGCAGGCACTAAAGTCAAGATTGCTCTAATGGCTGCTTACGTACTTACGTGTGTTTCAGTCACTTTTCTGAAAGCCTGCATGGCCATGATAAATGGTGTGGGTCTATCATTGCCGTGTGAAATTCTGTACGGTATTCCAGTTTACCAAGTTAGATGTGTGACATGAATCCCCAGGCCCTTTTCGAGTTTTCAGCATTCCCCATTGCTGATCTAAGTTTTTGTAGCATCCACTGTCGGTCAGCATGTTTTTAGCAAAATGTAGATTTACAGGTTACAAGTCGCtgataattaaaacaatttcaaacGATGCAAACGGATTTCTAAAATATCGCGGGCTTTTTTTATATCGTTTGATCGATAGCGGAAAGAAACGCTCCAATCATATagtcattttcaacaccgcttaTTTCAGTCAAATTCATTGGCTGTTGGAGCGTATCCCAGTTGATTTTAAGTGAAAGGCGGACTACACGCTAAATTGGTCTCCTGCCGAGTGCACACCAATAAACCCTCAGTTAATTTGAGAAATATGACTATTTGTATTGCTGACAGTTGCTATCAATCACTAGTtaatccccaaaaatattttcaatatcaTGTAGCCACATTTAGCCAGTCTTAGTTATTTATAGTTATATTACCAAACCTAACCCAACATTGACAAACTCTTCTTCAAAATCTCCCTTTGAATGTAACATGTGTGTCCCACTGTAGTGTGTTCCAATGGACTGTTTGAGAGTAAAATGCCAAGTGCAACATGCCTTGTCACACCACAAACCATTACATTCTCACTAAGTCCATACGTGACAAGTTcagatcattttcattttttgtagccCTAATACTGGCATGTCAGTTCTTTTTCATCACCTATGAAGTAACCATGTGAAGTTCCTAAAAATTCATTGCAAGGATACACCCTAAAAATTTTTGCCAGCCATTTATATGCGACTGTAAATCcgttgatcatttttttaattcaattttgttGAATTCATTAGGAGGCCGAGTTTCTTCCCATAGATTATTTATTAGCCTGTTTAAAATGAttgccagaaagaaaaaaacgcacTCCACTAACTTGGGCATGTAAAGCAGGATGTTTAACActagaagaaaaataattcttATTTGTCATATGTCAACATTGAGCACATGACACCCGTAAATTAAAGATAAATGTTATAGTATTTGGCATGAACCTTGACAGGAGCTATTTTCAGAATTCCCAATCTCCTAATAATTGAATAGACGAATTGATAATAACTGCCAAGTTCTAACACTCAGCCTCAGGTGAAGATGATGGTCCAATTTTACTTCAAGCACGTTTAGAAACATTCCTCAGATGTTATATGGTTTTCTCAATATGTAATGCACACTTTAATAGAAGGATATAGCACTTGG
Encoded here:
- the LOC144202652 gene encoding keratin, type II cytoskeletal 8-like, giving the protein MISRKSYSVAGSSSSSRRSLAGPQAGYRTSYTLSSSAGGFGAGSGFGGGSSFGAGSSFGAGGYGASGLGAGGYGSMSSSSMSGGGFGAGGGYVAAPITAVTVNKGLLLPLNLDIDPSIQAVRTQEKEQIKTLNNRFASFIDKVRFLEQQNKMLETKWSLLQDQTTTRSNIDAMFEAYIANLRRQLDGLGNEKAKLEGELKNMQLQVEDFKTKYENEINKRTAAENEFVLLKKDVDNAYMNKIELEAKADALQDEINFLRAVYEAELRELQSQIKDTSVIVEMDNSRNLDMDSIVAEVRAQYEDIANRSKADAESWYKQKYEEMQSSAGQYGDDLRSTKAEIAELNRMIARLQNEIEAVKAQRASLEAQIAEAEERGELAVKDAKLRIKDLEEALQRAKQDMARQVREYQELMNVKMALDIEIATYRKLLEGEEYRLASGPTSATIHVQQSSSGYSGSSSAGGFGFGGSSMSGGYGGSSVSGGFGGSSMAGGYGGSITKSSVSTTSSRRYH